In Strix aluco isolate bStrAlu1 chromosome Z, bStrAlu1.hap1, whole genome shotgun sequence, the sequence AATGGCTTTACTCCGGATAAAGAAGACTATGAATTTTGTGCAAAAGTGGAAGATATGGTATTGCCATCACAAGGATATTTTGGAATATCTGCAGCAACAGGAGGACTTGCAGGTAGCAAATGTTAAAAATTGTGACAAATGATGTGGGGACTTGCAGGGCTTGCAagagaggtggggttttttttactgctaGTGTTGATCCGTTATACCAATTTCTGACCATGATGATGTAATTAATCCTCTCCCATTCCCAAATTACTGATATGCTCAGGTGTTCCCTGGCTAGAGCAGGACTTTCAGTTTGTCCCAACAGAGATGTTGCACGGTCTCATGCCCCACTGCATAAACTCTTGAGAGGACTTTGTGTGGACGCTGTTGCCTCAAGATCCTTTGCAAGTGCAAGACTGACTTGGGAAGTGCCAAGATTTGTCATGTGTAGCAGTAGCAATTAACAgtggttttttgttctgtttgttgaATACAGATGATCATGATGTCCTGTCTTTTCTGACCTTCCAGTTGACGGAGCCTGGGAAGGAAGTAGTAAGCATCTTTATGCATAATTCGTAAAACATGTTACTGTGTATGTTTTATGTGTAACACCAGATGATGGCATTTCCTCTGAAGTCATTCTTGGCATCCCTGTTTCAGGATTTTGGCATGTAGCTGTGCTGTCATGTGTTTTAGAAAAATGAGACTAATACTGTAATGTTTTGGTAATActttaattaatgttttcaaGACCAGAATTGAAGCACACTGAATCAACAAAAATCCTGATGTTAAATCAAAACATGCAGAGAAAACAAACTAAGTAGTACACTTTGTTTGGAAAGTAGACAAATAATCTGTTCTTGCTTTCAACTTCCCATATCTCTAGAACAGTTCTGTACTGCTAAACAGCATCTATCCTTGtaaaacttgctttctttttaatcacagaaagTATGCATGTATTGGGGAAAAGCTATGGGTCTCCATAGGAATGTGTGGTTTCTCACTCCAACTTCATATATTAATGTGCTTCACTAATTGTGGTATGTCTTCAAATCTGAAATCTGAACAGCCTTGCTGGAGAAAAAGTTATATAGGAGTGGTGGAGAACATGAAAAAATCTCTCCCCCCACCTCTCTGATAATGTTTTAAAGCCAATACCAGATGCAGAAATTCCTCAAAAAGATAAAGAGAAGTATCAAGAAGAGTTTGAACACTTTCAACAAGAAttggataaaaagaaagaagaatttcaaaaggacCATCCTGATGTGCAAGGACAGCCAGGCAAGTTatttgagagggttttttttttttccagttgtcaaGGAAAACATTTGCGTTCTGGGATATTCAGAACGAGGATCTGATACTCTGACTGATCTTACTAAGCTCTTACTGATGTTATTTACTTTATTTAAGAATCTTTGGTCTTTTGTTTGTaaagtgttttctgaaatataaagTCCCTTTTGTCATGCCTGGactgagaacaaaacaaacaaacggAAACATAATGGGAACGATGATACTCTGTATGGAACAGTAGAAGGGAGAGGAGGTCACGCATCCCTCTGTAAAGCGGTGGTTAAGGAAGCATGGCCTTTTTGGTTATTTGAAAATGTGTATGAAAAGTCATCTTCTTGGTTTGTTTCTGCACATTcataacaaactttttttcccatcttgttTTATGGATGGTTATGAAAGATGGGCTCATGGACGTGCTGGAACATGTGTGTACTCGGAAAAGCTTTTTCATGCTTGCCTGGTATTAGACACATCTTGAGTTCTGTCAGGTTCAGCGCCATAGCATTAGCTGGCATTCAGGGGTGGTGTCTGGGTTGGCTAACAGCCACCTTTCCAGCTTGATGTTCTTAAAAACCGTGGccttaaattttgcattttaagctATTGATAAGAAACTGGCTGGGTAAGGGAGAATTGCCCTTTTCACTATTGATACCATACGTCTGCAGCTCTCAGCAAGCATTGGTTTAAAGGTATTTCAGACTGAACAGcatttttccactgatttttttaaatgatatttaaTTTAGGAAAATTATAATAATGACTCTCGCTCACTTTTTTTGAGTATTTAGCCAAAATCTTTGGCTTTGAttggtgggggttttgtttgtttgcttgggttgGGTTGTGGgaggtttctttgttttttagaGCTGGGCAGAAAATAATCTGCTTATTTGAATATATAATGGAAGTGGTTACTTCTTAGTTTTGTGGATTGAATAAGTTATATTTGACCACACACATAACAGGAATGTACTTTGGGCATCTAGACCTGAAATTTCAGGTTGCCATATTTTTTTGTGCAGTGATAAGTTATGACAGTTCTAAAGGTCCTGTgccattttttcttcatctgtgtttTTGAAATATTGTCCCGACTTCCATTGATAAAAAATAGTAATCTTTTTGCCACAGTCTTTTGGACTTTCTTCTTTCTGACATTGAGGCTGCAGAGAAACTCACTCAAAATGTGCAGTCACTTCTCTATTTCAGGCTGCTCTTTAAATATTACTTTTCCTAAAAAGTAGCTGTTACTTAATACTTGCAAATCTCTTCCAAAGGGTACTTGGTAATACAGTATGAGCTTATGCAAAAAGATCTGCCTCCTCAGAATAACAGCATCCTGTTTCCATTTTATGTTGCACATTACCCCAGTATTGAAATAGGAACTTTTAAGGTGGACTCTGGGTTTGAATGTGTGGTTATCTCTGTTGAGTGTTCTGATCCCATTTGGGTATCCTTTGCCATGGCAATGGTGATAAATAAACACCAGATATGTCAAATTATGGTAAGGAAGTATATCCATGTGGAAAGTTTTAAGGGTGCAAGAAAAAGGATACAATGCAACTTATGAGGAATGCATATATGTAAGAACTAcctgtgcttttttccttatcAGCGGATGATCTTTTTGAAACTGTAAGTGATCGTGAACTGAGGCAAATTTTTGAGGGGCAGAATCGAATTCACCTTGAAATCAAACAGCTTAATAGGCAATTGGACATGATTCTGGATGAGCAGAGGAGATACGTCTCCGCCGTCACAGATGAGATTGCTAAAAGAGGAGCTGGTTTTCCAGGTCAACAAGGacaggtaaattaaaaaaaaccccaaaccactgtGATTGGTAGCTCAGCCTAATTTCAGCAGCGTAATTGATGTGCTTTTTCTAAGATatgttgatctttttttttccccactcaccCTCTCCCCCGCCAGCTTTCCCAGCAAGAGATTGAGACAGTTGTGAAAACTCAAGAAGAAGTCATTAGACAAGTAAATGAAATAAGGTAAATGCTTTCTAAATACTAAGGCTGTGTTTTGATTTCTATattattttccaccttttaaatCCTGTTTATTATTTCAGTAGGAGAATATTGACAAACTTGAAATTTCTGGGTCAGTTCCTTAGTGATGACTCTCTGCATACAGTTAATTTCTATAATAAAGTAAGTTCACATCCCTAGGGTGACTAAGCCTcctaatttgcctttttttaatcatGAGATTCCACTTCAACTGGAAAGTCCAGTCCCTCTAAAAACAATCAATTTCTGCTAATGTGATAACCTGCTACCTCATGGAAACTTGTTGCTCTGTTTTTGGAGTATTGATAACAACATGAGCATAAATGCCTTCGATTTTATAGCTAGTGCACTCCCAAAAAAGGGTGTGTTGGAGTATCTTGTCAGTATGCTCAGTCTACTTCTGATATAATGATTATATGAGTTTATTATATAGTAGtatgaataaaatatataatagtATATGAGCTGTATTTGAGGTTTTGTTTAGTGTAAACCATCTGTAAAGGCACGTAAGTAATTCTGAGTAGTTCTGTACAAATTAAAAGTGTCTGTGCCTGTAATAAGGGTTGTTGAGATGTATTGCTTATTCTTCTAATGATTATTTTTGAGTTCACTTCCTCCTTCAATTTAGACAtatcttttggttttgggttttttccctaatTTTGCTATGACTGCCTAAAGCTCATATATTGATTATTGCTACATAGTAGTCTGTTAGTGTtaccaatttaaaaaaaggagaaaaaccattcctacagttgtgggttttttcctgtgttaGTTCAAGGGCAGCTCTTGTGATTTACCTAAGTAGGTCAGGTTTTTGTAGAATGAAGATTAGAAAGCTTCCATTTTTGCACTTGTTATTCCACAAAAGCTTTCATGTTAATATTCTTGACAAATCTTTATACCTTGCAAGCAAATTAGATTTTCTTGTTAACATTGGCAGTCTGCCCTTTCAGTGACTACTTATTAGGTATGAGTTTGCGTAACAtcatcttaatatttttcttagattaaagaaatgttttatttatagatAGAAATAAACAGCCCGCATTGCTGGTCATCCCAGAGGAAAAGGACTTACTGTCTAAGTAATTTTCTTGTCAAGATTTATGTATTTCTTAATCATCTGCTTACAGAAGAATCTTGCATGTTCATAGAAACTATCAGCATGGTATTGTTCATGGAAAAGTAAATGTGAATTAAATTTGATACAGACCATGTCGATTTAGGGAAGTTACTTTGTGCTTAACAAACAGGGGATCAGTCTGGGGGAAGGTGGGTGTGCAGATTTTTGTTAATTACGTAGGGATGGTAGAATTAGGAGGGACAAAATGAGTGTCACACTTGTGTTCTAGCACTGAAAATAGTGGGGCAAGACCAGCAATGATGGATGTGGATAGCTAGAATTACTGTCAGCGTTTGTTAGACAGTGGTCGTGGTGGTGGCAAGGGTTTGCATaggttatttaagaaaaacatcttcCACTGAAAAACTTCCTTCTAAAATAGGTTATTATAACACTAATTCAAAGTACAGGTAAACATTAATCAATTTACTTGAAATAATCTATACAATGacaatacaaaaatataaaataatttctgggtAATGTATTTGCTAATTTAAGTTAGGAGAGATGAGGGGGTTTTTGCATCATTTTGTGTGTATGAATTCCAAACCAGAACTGTAGAATGAGAGAAGCGAGAGCTGCTTTGATTGGTTTTGTTCGCAGTGGCTTACAGAAGCAAACAGCTGGTTTTTGGTAATTACTTTTGGTAACTTTGCAATATTAAAAATGAGCTTATTGAGGTAAGGGTTGAGAATTTCGCAGAAATCATGGCTAACTCCATCTGGCCTAAAGTGCAGTACATCATCTGGAATCACTGGAAATGTAACTGTAGAAAGTAATTGATCTTCTAACATGTGCTGGAAGTGGGATTGAGCTTTTACAAAGATGACACAAAAGGGTGAATTGTCTTTTTGTTACTGAAAGTGAGAAGAAATTTTTTTGGGTTCTGTGGGAAGTATGCAGGATACTGGCAGTCTAGTATGTTAAGTTTATTTGTGTGTCAAAGtggtatttttaagaaaatctgaTAGCCTTCAGTTTGAAGAAAAGTATATATGTCTCTGTTAAAGTGGTGTGTCTGCAACTTGATATAATTGTGTAGATTAATGTGTGGCTTTGACTTTGTAGCTACTTCAAGTAGTTTAAACATGATGCATAGTTCTTACAATGGAGCGAAAGCTGCTGTAACGCTAATGCAGCAAAAAAATCTATGCTTGCAATTTTTACGTCTGGAGAGTTGTCATAGTGCCTTTGAATTGATACGTACGTTACtggttttttctcttgtttttttaatattattttcagttctgtgttttctgaattttaatggCATGAAGAGCAAATGATGCAAAGCTAAAAGATGGGCAACATCTTTGTGACGATTATTTGTAAACATTTAAGTTTCGATGCTTAACTTGCCATTTTCACAATGAATATGAGCCATTTAAAATCAGTCATATAATTTTGTATAATACTTACAAATATGATTATATGTTGTTGTTGCCAGTTTACTCAAGGAATAGTATTCAAgccagggtttttgttttgtttttggttttttcttatGTGGAAGTTAAaattgaaagtgttcaaggccaggttggtcggggctttgggcaacctgatgtagtgaaaggtgtccctgcccacagccgggggttgaaccagatgatctccaaaggtcccttccaacccagccGTTCTATGATACATTGCTGACCACTGTACAAAGAGTTAGGACAGCACCTGGAAGGCATCGAAGTAAGCTCTCATCTGAACAAAATGTGAAgttttaagtaaattaaaaagaaatccagatgCATACATTTTGATTGTTTATTCTGTTAATAATGAAGAGATTAACATTCAcatggtaaatatttttttttagatgtagAATAATCCTCTTTGCAGTTGGAAGGAGACATCACAGCAGGGGAAAATTATATAAACATATTGATTAGAGATTAAGTATTTTTCTCTCATTGACTAGTTTACCTCAAACAGAATTAGTTATGGAACCTCAACTTTTtatggatttaattttatttgctacagaagcaaaattaattcaCATGAAGATGATGTTAAGTATTATGACAGTGCATATGGGAAATGAGTTTCTTGTATAAATGATAATCATGAAACAAGGATGTATCTAAATCTTTTCTTATCCCTAAAgcctctgctttatttttatttcttacatgactgctcttatttatttatttttcaaacaactTTCGGTTTTCTTCAAAGATTGCATTAAACTCTGCTTATCCTAAAGCCTTGGCAAAAGCCTCTGATAAAACACTTGTTTTAGACTTCATTAGTCAGGCAAAGCAGATGTCTAGCAATAGAATATTtgccagatcttgttttcagCATGACTTTGGGAGATGGTGCACTGTACAAATTGAAACTGTCTGcagaattaaatattaaaaatcgTGGTTTGAAGGAATTATTTCTTGATAGGTATTATTGGAAgctagaaaaaatgttttctgccttttgggGCAACTATGTATTTCAAACTAATATGATGGACTAAAAGGTGTCCAGGATAACTGCTTTTTATAGAAAAGCCGCTGTGTGCTGAAAGatgttttgttctttgtcttGTTTCAGAAATTCCATGGCTGATACTCTGAGGTTGATCAGTGGAGCACAacatcctggctctgctgcaggagTCTATGAAACAACCCAGCACTTCAACGACATCAAAGAGCACCTTCACGTAGTCAAGAGGGACATTGAGCATTTAGTACAACGAAATATGGTAACTTATGTGCTGGTAGTGTAAAGCATGACTGTAATACTTCTTTATGTGACTGTTAGTGAAAAGCTAGGATGAGCCAGCATGCAATTTACAGAGCAATTAATCCTTCATTAAGCTGCTTCGCTAAAACTGCACTGGCTTGACCCGACTGCATGATCTGTGTTTTGGTGAGAAGTTTTGAACAAAGATCATGATTTTTAGTCTAATTTCCTGTTGAAACAAGGTCAAGCAATTAGGTTttctgggttcttttttttttgtatttgtcacTCTACCTAACAGCTCTATACAGAGGAGATGattgcttctgcacagaagggAGACCTTTAATCAGAGGAAACTCGGGCAGGCTCCGCTTAAGGTCTCTAAGTGTGAAAGATGTCTGTGTTCACGTTCAGGAGCACCGTACTATAGGCTAGGTAGCAATCAAGCTGAATTAATTTATAGTCCCAGAGAAGGTTCTTGATTTCCGGGTTAATTTACCGGAAGATTTATTCTTTCCCCTGTAACCCTCAAATTAACATCAGTCAGTTTATCTAAGAAACATAAAAGTGAAAGGGGaaagagacagggaagggattaaGATGATGATTTTTTCAGAGTAGTGTCATTGCTGTCTGTTTTCTGCTTGTGTTCTGATTTTTAGGTCATGTTGCAAAGaccttgttttgtttcttacatATAACAGTCTTTTGATGGCATGTCTTGTTTGCTCTtctcaaatactgtttttcttggtttttagcCATCTAGTGAGAAATCGAAGTGTCCAGACTTGCCACCGTTTCCATCGTGCTTATCTACAGTGCACTTCTTTATATTTGTAGCAGTGCAAACAGTGTTATTCATTGGTTATATCATGTATAGGTaagtatatttttgtttaaaaacaatagGGCAAATGGTTTTAGAACTTCTGACTGGAAATGCAACTGCAATGGTATGATTGTGTTAATCTTCTTTAAAACAAGCAATCGTTCAGATTGGACGAGGCCTTGGGAGGTTTCCAGTTCAACCTCTGGCTCAAAGCAGGGTTgacactgaattcagaccagggTGCTTAGTGTTTAGACCGGTCATGTCTTAAAATCCTCCAAGACTGGAAAATTTACCACTGTTATAGACCCCATTGGAAATGCTTAATTATCATAATGAAGTTTGTTTTATTCTCCCCCCACTCCCACGGTACATTTAGTGGGAACCTGCCCTGTTTCAATTTGACTGTTGTGTGTCTGTCTTAAAATGGGCGTCTCTGTGAAGAAACTGTCCCTGTCTCCTCAATAACATCCTGTGGGTATTAGAAAGCTGCTGTTAGATGCCTTGAAGCATTCTTTTGTCCAGGATGAACAAGGCCAGTTCCCACCCAAGTGCTTCAGCTCTTGACCACCATCCTTGTGGTCCTTGCTGGACTAACTAAGGTTTATTAATATCTTAACAAAatgtgatgtgattttttttttttttttttttt encodes:
- the LOC141918098 gene encoding protein ERGIC-53-like, translated to MAARAQRGGLAAALLTGVLLASGCWPLALGQAAAEGAAAAQPHRRFEYKYSFKGPHLVQADGTVPFWVHTGNAIPSADQIRITTSLKSQRGSVWTKNKSIFEYWEVEVTFRVTGRGRIGADGLAIWFTEEQGLEGPVFGAADKWNGVGIFFDSFDNDGKKNNPGVIVVGNNGKLLYDHQNDGSTQALASCQRDFRNKPYPVRVKITYYQKTLTVLINNGFTPDKEDYEFCAKVEDMVLPSQGYFGISAATGGLADDHDVLSFLTFQLTEPGKEVPIPDAEIPQKDKEKYQEEFEHFQQELDKKKEEFQKDHPDVQGQPADDLFETVSDRELRQIFEGQNRIHLEIKQLNRQLDMILDEQRRYVSAVTDEIAKRGAGFPGQQGQLSQQEIETVVKTQEEVIRQVNEIRNSMADTLRLISGAQHPGSAAGVYETTQHFNDIKEHLHVVKRDIEHLVQRNMPSSEKSKCPDLPPFPSCLSTVHFFIFVAVQTVLFIGYIMYRSQQEAAAKKFF